In Fusobacterium canifelinum, a genomic segment contains:
- a CDS encoding MATE family efflux transporter: MENKHNFMETESITKLLIKFSIPAIVGMFVNALYNVVDRIYIGNIKDIGHLGITGIGVVFPVVILIFAFSLLIGIGSAAAVSLKLGMKDREEAERFLGVAVFLSFIVSVVLMIIIYFNMDKIIYLIGGSNDTFIYAKDYLFYINLGVPAAILGLVLNSVIRSDGSPKIAMGTLLIGAITNIVLDPIFIFVFGMGVKGAATATIISQYVSMFWTVYYFKSKRSKIKLIKKDIKFNFHKAKEICLLGSSAFAIQLGFGLVVYILNTVLKKYGGDTSIGAMAIVQSFITFMAMPIFGINQGIQPILGYNYGAEKYKRVKEALYKGIFAATIICIIGYTSVRLFSNTLIQIFTTKPELQEITKYGLKAYTMVFPIVGFQIVSSIYFQAVGKPRMSFFISLSRQIIVMIPCLIILPIFFGLNGIWYAAPTADSIATLITFILVRKEIKKLDKLEEMLEKRDV, from the coding sequence AAAATTGCTTATAAAGTTTTCTATTCCTGCTATTGTAGGAATGTTTGTGAATGCTTTATACAATGTTGTGGATAGAATATATATTGGAAATATAAAAGATATAGGACACTTAGGGATAACAGGGATAGGTGTAGTATTTCCAGTAGTTATTTTAATATTTGCGTTTTCATTATTAATTGGTATAGGTTCGGCAGCAGCAGTATCTTTAAAATTAGGAATGAAAGATAGAGAAGAAGCTGAGAGGTTTTTAGGAGTAGCAGTATTTTTATCTTTTATTGTTTCTGTTGTACTTATGATAATTATATATTTTAATATGGATAAAATAATTTATCTTATAGGTGGAAGTAATGATACTTTTATCTATGCAAAAGATTATTTATTCTATATAAATCTTGGAGTACCAGCAGCAATTTTAGGCTTGGTTTTAAACTCTGTAATAAGGTCAGATGGTAGTCCAAAGATAGCAATGGGAACTTTGCTTATAGGAGCTATAACAAATATAGTTTTAGACCCTATCTTTATCTTTGTATTTGGAATGGGAGTTAAAGGAGCTGCAACAGCCACTATAATTTCACAATATGTTTCAATGTTTTGGACTGTTTATTATTTTAAATCAAAGAGAAGTAAGATAAAATTAATAAAAAAAGATATAAAATTTAATTTTCATAAGGCAAAAGAAATCTGCCTTTTAGGTAGCTCTGCTTTTGCAATACAATTAGGTTTTGGCTTGGTTGTATATATTTTAAATACTGTTTTAAAAAAATATGGAGGAGACACTTCCATAGGTGCTATGGCAATAGTACAGTCGTTTATCACTTTTATGGCTATGCCAATTTTTGGAATAAATCAAGGAATACAGCCAATTTTAGGATATAATTATGGAGCAGAAAAATACAAAAGAGTAAAAGAAGCATTGTATAAAGGTATTTTTGCTGCAACAATAATTTGTATTATAGGATATACAAGTGTAAGATTATTTTCAAATACTTTAATTCAAATATTTACAACTAAGCCTGAATTGCAAGAAATTACTAAATATGGTTTAAAAGCATATACAATGGTTTTTCCAATAGTTGGATTTCAAATAGTTTCATCAATCTATTTTCAAGCAGTAGGTAAACCTAGAATGAGCTTTTTTATAAGTCTTTCAAGACAAATTATTGTTATGATACCTTGTTTAATAATTTTACCAATATTTTTTGGTTTAAATGGTATTTGGTATGCTGCACCAACAGCAGATAGTATAGCGACATTGATTACTTTTATTTTAGTTAGAAAAGAAATAAAAAAATTAGATAAATTAGAAGAGATGTTAGAAAAGAGAGATGTTTAA
- a CDS encoding TrkH family potassium uptake protein, which produces MRKLNLLKKWDSLSPYRKLIFGFLVAIFIGVILLKMPFSLRENQNISVLDSLFTIVSAICVTGLSVVDVSQVFTSTGQLIILFFIQLGGLGVMTVSIIVFLLIGKKMTFETRELLKEERNSNSNGGITSFIKYLLLTVFFIEILGALILAYGFSKYLPLEKSFFYGLFHSISAFCNAGFSLFTDSLESFKYDKIISLTISFLIVLGGIGFVTINSLFIIKKKKLKNLSLTSKFALLITFFLLTLGTVLFLIFEYNNPSTLKNMKFLDKLLNSFFQSVTLRTAGFNTVPLENIRSATVFISYIFMFIGASPGSTGGGIKTTTFGILIFYALGVLKRKEYVEVFKRRIDWELINKALAIVVISVFYIIIIITIILSIESFSIDKVIYEVISAFSTTGLSMGITSSLGAISKVLIIVTMFIGRLGPMTVALAFTNNKKSLVKYPKEDILIG; this is translated from the coding sequence ATGAGAAAACTAAATCTATTAAAAAAATGGGATAGTTTATCTCCTTATAGAAAATTAATATTCGGCTTTTTAGTAGCAATTTTTATTGGAGTAATACTTTTAAAAATGCCTTTTTCATTAAGAGAAAATCAAAATATATCAGTTTTAGACTCTTTGTTCACAATAGTTTCTGCTATTTGTGTAACAGGTTTATCTGTTGTTGATGTAAGTCAGGTTTTTACTTCAACAGGTCAATTAATAATTTTGTTTTTTATTCAATTAGGTGGACTTGGAGTTATGACAGTTTCAATAATAGTTTTTCTATTGATTGGTAAAAAAATGACTTTTGAAACAAGAGAACTTTTAAAAGAAGAAAGAAACTCTAATAGTAATGGAGGGATTACAAGTTTTATAAAATATCTGTTGTTGACAGTATTTTTTATTGAAATATTAGGAGCTTTAATTTTAGCCTATGGCTTTTCTAAATATCTTCCATTAGAAAAATCCTTTTTTTATGGCTTGTTTCATTCTATATCGGCATTTTGTAATGCAGGTTTTTCTTTATTTACTGATAGTTTAGAATCTTTTAAGTATGATAAAATAATAAGTTTAACCATTTCTTTTTTAATTGTTTTAGGTGGAATAGGTTTTGTAACAATAAATTCACTTTTTATAATTAAGAAAAAAAAGTTAAAAAATTTAAGTTTAACCTCAAAATTTGCTTTACTTATTACATTTTTTCTTTTAACTTTAGGAACTGTACTTTTTTTAATATTTGAGTATAATAATCCTAGTACTTTAAAAAATATGAAATTTTTGGATAAATTGTTAAATTCATTTTTCCAAAGTGTAACATTGAGAACAGCAGGTTTTAATACTGTGCCACTTGAAAATATAAGATCAGCAACAGTATTCATTTCATATATTTTTATGTTTATAGGAGCATCTCCAGGTTCAACAGGAGGAGGAATAAAAACAACAACTTTTGGTATTTTAATATTTTATGCTCTTGGAGTTTTAAAAAGAAAAGAATATGTTGAAGTTTTTAAGAGAAGAATAGATTGGGAGCTTATAAACAAGGCTTTGGCTATAGTAGTTATTTCTGTATTTTACATTATTATAATAATAACAATTATATTATCAATAGAAAGTTTTTCAATAGATAAAGTAATATATGAAGTTATCTCAGCTTTTTCAACAACTGGTCTGAGCATGGGAATAACATCAAGTCTAGGAGCAATATCAAAGGTTTTAATAATTGTCACAATGTTTATAGGAAGATTAGGACCTATGACAGTGGCATTAGCTTTCACAAATAATAAAAAAAGTTTAGTAAAATATCCTAAAGAAGATATATTGATAGGATAA
- a CDS encoding potassium channel family protein codes for MKQYLVIGLGRFGESVSKTLYDAGANVLGIDVNEELIQDKIDNNILKNAVIGDASDEKILKDIGAENFDIAFVCTADIEASVMITLNLKEFGIRTIIAKAVNKKHGKVLTKVGATEIVYPEEHMGKRIAELTMNKDIIEHLKFNDNFVLVEIKAPHIFWNNSLIKLDVRNKYNINVVGIKKRGGTFLPNPTANIIIEEGDILVVITDKKTVKSFSSLI; via the coding sequence GTGAAACAGTATTTAGTTATAGGTCTAGGAAGATTTGGAGAAAGTGTTTCTAAAACTTTATATGATGCAGGAGCAAATGTCTTAGGAATAGATGTGAATGAAGAGTTGATACAAGATAAGATTGATAACAATATATTAAAAAATGCTGTGATTGGAGATGCAAGTGATGAAAAGATTTTAAAAGATATTGGAGCAGAAAATTTTGATATTGCTTTTGTATGCACTGCTGACATAGAAGCAAGTGTTATGATAACATTGAATTTAAAAGAGTTTGGAATAAGAACAATTATAGCTAAAGCTGTAAATAAAAAACATGGGAAGGTTCTTACAAAAGTTGGTGCAACAGAAATAGTTTATCCAGAAGAGCATATGGGAAAAAGAATAGCTGAACTTACTATGAATAAAGATATAATAGAGCATTTAAAGTTCAATGATAATTTCGTATTGGTAGAAATTAAAGCACCACATATATTTTGGAATAATAGTCTTATAAAATTAGATGTTAGAAATAAATACAATATAAATGTAGTTGGAATAAAAAAAAGAGGGGGAACATTTTTACCTAATCCAACAGCTAATATCATAATAGAAGAAGGAGATATTTTAGTAGTTATAACTGATAAAAAGACAGTAAAGTCTTTTAGTAGTTTAATTTAG
- the mnmG gene encoding tRNA uridine-5-carboxymethylaminomethyl(34) synthesis enzyme MnmG, which produces MQEFDIIVIGAGHAGCEAALASARMGIKTAIFTISLDTIGVMSCNPSLGGPAKSHLAKEIDALGGEMGRNIDKTFIQIRVLNTKKGPAVRSLRAQADKMAYANEMKKTLEHTDNLSVIQGMVSELVVEEENGKKVIKGIKIREGLEYRAKIVILATGTFLRGLIHIGEVNFSAGRMGELSSEELPLSLKKVGLKLERFKTGTPARIDGRTIDFSVLEEQPGDKSQVLKFSNRTTDEEALSRRQISCYIAHTNDKVHEIIKNAKERSPMFNGKIQGLGPRYCPSIEDKVFRYPDKNQHHLFLEREGYETNEIYLGGMSSSLPVDVQEEMIKNLQGFENAKIMRYAYAIEYDYVPPEEIKYTLESRTIDNLFLAGQINGTSGYEEAGAQGLMAGINAVRKLRNEEPIILDRADSYIGTLIDDLVSKGTNEPYRMFTARSEYRLYLREDNADLRLSRIGYELGLIPEEEYQRVEKKRRDVELITEILTKTSVGPSNPRVNETLLKRGENPIKDGSTLLELLRRPEVTFEDIKYISEEIKGVDLQGYDHDTTYQVEITVKYQGYINRALKMIEKHKSMENKKIPTDIDYDDLKTIPKEAKDKLKRIKPINIGQASRISGVSPADIQAILIYLKMRGN; this is translated from the coding sequence ATGCAAGAATTTGATATTATAGTCATTGGAGCGGGTCATGCTGGTTGTGAAGCTGCTTTAGCTTCAGCAAGAATGGGAATAAAAACAGCAATATTTACGATATCACTTGATACTATTGGAGTGATGTCTTGTAATCCTTCACTAGGTGGACCAGCAAAATCTCATTTAGCAAAGGAAATTGATGCACTTGGCGGAGAAATGGGACGAAACATAGATAAAACTTTTATACAAATAAGAGTATTAAATACAAAAAAAGGTCCAGCAGTTCGTTCTTTGAGGGCACAAGCAGACAAAATGGCTTATGCCAATGAGATGAAAAAAACTTTGGAACATACAGATAATTTATCTGTAATTCAAGGTATGGTAAGTGAGCTTGTAGTTGAAGAGGAAAATGGAAAGAAAGTAATAAAAGGTATAAAAATAAGAGAAGGCTTAGAATACAGAGCTAAGATAGTTATTTTAGCAACTGGAACATTTTTAAGAGGGCTTATTCATATAGGGGAAGTAAACTTCAGTGCAGGAAGAATGGGAGAATTATCTTCAGAAGAACTACCATTATCACTTAAAAAAGTTGGTTTAAAATTAGAAAGATTTAAAACAGGAACACCAGCAAGAATTGATGGAAGAACAATAGATTTTTCAGTTTTAGAAGAACAACCTGGGGATAAGAGTCAAGTTTTAAAATTTTCAAATAGAACAACAGATGAAGAGGCATTAAGTAGAAGACAAATCTCTTGCTATATTGCACATACTAATGATAAGGTTCATGAAATTATTAAAAATGCAAAAGAAAGATCACCAATGTTCAATGGAAAAATACAAGGACTTGGGCCAAGATATTGTCCTTCAATAGAAGATAAAGTTTTTAGATATCCAGATAAAAACCAACATCATTTATTCTTGGAAAGAGAAGGATATGAAACAAATGAAATTTATCTTGGTGGAATGTCATCATCATTACCTGTTGATGTTCAAGAAGAAATGATAAAAAATCTTCAAGGTTTTGAAAATGCTAAAATCATGAGATATGCCTATGCAATAGAATATGACTATGTTCCACCAGAAGAAATAAAATATACTTTGGAAAGTAGAACTATTGATAATTTATTCTTAGCAGGACAAATAAATGGAACTTCTGGTTATGAAGAAGCAGGAGCACAAGGACTTATGGCAGGAATTAATGCTGTAAGAAAATTGAGAAATGAAGAACCAATAATACTAGATAGAGCTGATTCATATATAGGTACTTTAATAGATGACTTGGTTTCAAAAGGGACTAATGAACCATATAGAATGTTTACTGCAAGAAGTGAGTATAGACTTTACTTAAGAGAAGACAATGCAGATTTAAGATTGAGTAGAATAGGTTATGAGTTAGGATTAATTCCAGAAGAAGAATATCAAAGAGTTGAAAAGAAAAGAAGAGATGTTGAGCTTATAACAGAAATTTTAACTAAAACAAGTGTGGGACCAAGTAATCCAAGAGTTAATGAAACTCTTTTAAAAAGAGGAGAAAATCCTATAAAAGATGGAAGTACATTGTTGGAGTTATTGAGAAGACCAGAAGTTACTTTTGAAGATATAAAATATATTTCAGAAGAAATAAAAGGTGTAGATTTACAAGGTTATGACCATGATACAACTTATCAAGTTGAAATTACTGTTAAATACCAAGGTTATATAAATAGAGCCTTAAAGATGATAGAAAAACATAAATCTATGGAAAATAAGAAAATTCCTACTGATATAGACTATGATGACTTAAAAACTATACCTAAGGAAGCTAAGGATAAATTAAAGAGAATAAAACCTATAAATATTGGCCAAGCAAGTAGAATTTCAGGAGTATCTCCTGCTGATATTCAAGCTATATTAATTTATTTGAAAATGAGAGGAAATTAA
- the rsmG gene encoding 16S rRNA (guanine(527)-N(7))-methyltransferase RsmG → MKDYFKEGLDKIKVSYDENKIERSLKYLEILLDYNSHTNLTAIREEKAIIEKHFLDSLLLQNLLKDEDKTLIDIGTGAGFPGMILAIFNENKNFTLLDSVRKKTDFLELVKTELSLNNVEVINGRAEEIIKDRREKYDVGLCRGVSNLSVILEYEIPFLKVNGRFLPQKMIGTDEVENSSNALKVLNSKIIKEYEFKLPFSSEDRLVIEILKTKKTDIKYPRKTGIPLKKPL, encoded by the coding sequence TTGAAAGATTATTTTAAAGAAGGTTTAGATAAAATAAAAGTTTCTTATGATGAAAATAAAATAGAGAGATCTTTGAAATATTTAGAAATTTTATTAGATTATAATAGCCACACTAATTTAACAGCAATAAGGGAAGAAAAAGCTATAATTGAAAAACATTTTTTAGATTCTTTGCTACTTCAAAATCTATTAAAAGATGAAGACAAAACTTTAATAGACATTGGAACAGGTGCAGGTTTCCCTGGGATGATATTGGCAATTTTTAATGAGAATAAAAATTTTACTTTGCTTGATTCTGTAAGAAAGAAAACAGATTTCTTAGAACTTGTAAAAACTGAATTATCCTTAAATAATGTTGAAGTAATAAATGGAAGAGCAGAAGAAATCATAAAAGATAGAAGAGAAAAATATGATGTTGGACTTTGTAGAGGAGTTTCAAATCTTTCTGTTATTTTGGAGTATGAAATACCTTTTTTAAAAGTGAATGGAAGATTTTTACCACAAAAAATGATTGGAACTGATGAGGTTGAAAATTCATCTAATGCTTTAAAAGTTTTAAATTCTAAAATAATTAAAGAATATGAATTTAAACTACCATTTTCAAGTGAAGATAGACTTGTTATTGAGATATTAAAGACAAAGAAAACTGATATAAAATATCCAAGAAAAACTGGAATACCTTTGAAGAAACCATTGTAA
- the secA gene encoding preprotein translocase subunit SecA translates to MIGGLLKKIFGTKNDREIKALTKEVEKINALESEYEKLSDEELKNKTNIFKERLQNGETLDDILVEAFATVREASKRVLGLRHYDVQLIGGMVLHQGKITEMKTGEGKTLVATCPVYLNALAGHGVHVITVNDYLAKRDRDQMSRLYGFLGLSSGVILNGLPTEQRKKSYNSDITYGTNSEFGFDYLRDNMVASLDQKVQRELNFCIVDEVDSILIDEARTPLIISGAAEDKIKWYQISFQVVSMLNRSYETEKIKNIKEKKAMNIPDEKWGDYEVDEKSRVIVFTEKGVKRVEEILKIENLYAPEYVELTHFLHQALKAKELFKRDRDYLVRDNGEVVIIDEFTGRAMEGRRYSDGLHQAIEAKEGVKIASENQTLATITLQNYFRMYKKLSGMTGTAETEATEFMHTYGLEVVVIPTNLPVIRKDDADLVYKTKKEKINAIIDRIQGLYEKGQPVLVGTISIKSSEELSELLKKRGIPHNVLNAKYHAKEAEIVAQAGRYKAVTIATNMAGRGTDIMLGGNPEFMALAEVDSRDDENFSEVFAKYQEQCAKEKEQVLALGGLFILGTERHESRRIDNQLRGRSGRQGDPGESEFYLSLEDDLMRLFGSERVMVWMDRLKLPEGEPITHGMINSAIEKAQKKIEARNFGIRKNLLEFDDVMNKQRTAIYESRNEALAIDNLKDKILEMLHRNITEKVYEKFAPEMREDWDIDGLNEYLKDFYVYEEADDKAYLRSTKEEYAERVYNALVEQYNNKEAELGSDLMRKLEKHILFDVVDNRWRGHLKSLDALRESIYLRAYGQRDPVTEYKLISSQIFEEMIATIQEQATSFLFKVVVNTEPVKDEEDEIEEAEIKEVNTENTDGLCSCGSGKPYEKCCGR, encoded by the coding sequence ATGATAGGTGGTTTACTTAAAAAGATTTTTGGTACTAAAAATGACAGAGAAATTAAAGCTCTTACAAAAGAAGTTGAAAAAATCAATGCATTAGAATCTGAATATGAAAAACTTTCAGATGAAGAATTAAAGAACAAAACAAATATTTTTAAAGAAAGATTACAAAATGGAGAAACTCTTGATGATATCCTAGTTGAAGCATTTGCAACAGTTAGAGAAGCTTCAAAGAGAGTTTTAGGTTTAAGACATTATGATGTACAATTAATTGGGGGTATGGTTTTACACCAAGGAAAAATTACAGAAATGAAAACAGGAGAAGGTAAAACTTTGGTTGCAACTTGTCCAGTTTACTTAAATGCCCTTGCAGGACATGGTGTACATGTAATTACAGTAAATGACTACTTGGCAAAAAGAGATAGAGACCAAATGTCAAGACTATATGGATTTTTAGGTTTAAGTTCAGGAGTTATTTTAAATGGACTACCAACTGAACAAAGAAAAAAATCATATAATTCAGATATAACTTATGGTACAAACTCAGAATTTGGATTTGATTATCTAAGAGATAATATGGTAGCTAGTTTAGATCAAAAGGTTCAAAGAGAACTTAACTTCTGTATAGTGGACGAAGTTGACTCAATACTTATTGATGAAGCAAGAACACCTCTAATAATTTCAGGTGCAGCTGAAGATAAAATTAAATGGTATCAAATATCTTTCCAAGTTGTATCTATGCTTAACAGAAGTTATGAAACTGAAAAAATTAAAAATATAAAAGAAAAGAAAGCTATGAATATTCCTGATGAAAAATGGGGAGATTATGAAGTTGATGAAAAATCAAGAGTTATAGTATTTACAGAAAAAGGTGTAAAGAGAGTAGAAGAAATTTTAAAAATTGAAAACCTATATGCACCTGAATATGTTGAATTAACTCACTTCTTACACCAAGCTTTAAAAGCTAAAGAATTGTTTAAAAGAGATAGAGATTACTTAGTTAGAGATAATGGTGAAGTAGTAATAATTGATGAATTTACAGGAAGAGCTATGGAAGGAAGAAGATATTCAGATGGACTTCACCAAGCCATAGAAGCTAAAGAAGGAGTTAAAATTGCTAGTGAAAACCAAACTCTTGCAACTATAACACTTCAAAATTATTTTAGAATGTATAAAAAATTATCAGGAATGACTGGTACTGCTGAAACAGAAGCAACAGAATTTATGCATACTTATGGATTAGAAGTTGTTGTTATTCCTACTAACTTACCAGTTATAAGAAAAGATGATGCTGACTTAGTTTATAAGACTAAAAAAGAAAAAATCAATGCAATTATTGATAGAATACAAGGACTATATGAAAAAGGGCAACCTGTTCTTGTGGGTACAATTTCAATAAAAAGTTCAGAAGAATTATCAGAACTTTTAAAGAAAAGAGGAATTCCTCACAATGTATTGAATGCTAAATACCATGCTAAAGAAGCTGAAATAGTTGCTCAAGCAGGTAGATATAAAGCTGTTACAATAGCTACAAACATGGCAGGTAGAGGAACAGACATTATGCTTGGGGGTAACCCAGAGTTTATGGCTCTTGCAGAAGTTGATTCAAGAGATGACGAAAACTTCTCAGAAGTTTTTGCAAAATATCAAGAACAATGTGCTAAGGAAAAAGAACAAGTTTTAGCCTTAGGTGGTTTATTTATACTTGGTACTGAAAGACATGAATCAAGAAGAATAGATAACCAATTAAGAGGAAGATCTGGTAGACAAGGTGACCCAGGAGAATCTGAATTTTACCTATCACTTGAAGATGATTTAATGAGACTGTTTGGTTCTGAAAGAGTAATGGTTTGGATGGATAGATTAAAACTTCCAGAAGGAGAACCTATAACTCATGGAATGATAAACTCTGCTATTGAAAAAGCTCAAAAGAAAATAGAAGCTAGAAACTTTGGAATAAGAAAAAATCTGCTTGAATTTGATGATGTTATGAATAAACAAAGAACAGCTATTTACGAAAGTAGAAATGAAGCACTTGCTATTGACAATCTAAAAGATAAAATATTAGAAATGCTTCATAGAAATATCACAGAAAAAGTATATGAAAAATTTGCTCCTGAAATGAGAGAAGATTGGGATATTGATGGATTAAATGAATATCTAAAAGATTTCTATGTTTATGAAGAAGCAGATGATAAAGCATATTTAAGAAGTACAAAAGAAGAATATGCTGAAAGAGTTTATAATGCTTTAGTTGAGCAATATAATAATAAAGAAGCAGAACTTGGTTCTGATCTAATGAGAAAACTTGAAAAACATATTTTATTTGATGTTGTTGATAATAGATGGAGAGGGCATTTAAAATCTCTTGATGCTTTAAGAGAAAGTATTTATTTAAGAGCTTATGGTCAAAGAGATCCAGTAACTGAATATAAATTGATTTCAAGCCAAATATTTGAAGAAATGATAGCAACAATTCAAGAACAAGCTACTTCATTCTTATTTAAAGTGGTTGTAAATACTGAACCAGTAAAAGATGAAGAAGATGAGATTGAAGAAGCAGAAATCAAAGAGGTGAACACTGAAAATACAGATGGTCTATGCTCATGTGGAAGTGGTAAACCTTACGAAAAATGTTGTGGAAGATAA